Proteins from a genomic interval of Nasonia vitripennis strain AsymCx chromosome 3, Nvit_psr_1.1, whole genome shotgun sequence:
- the LOC100680212 gene encoding titin isoform X4, translated as MASDLSSGCTEVNDILDDEKEEGEISLEDVSSSEEGPTCKYLPRAFGQCRYCLSTHQCATWCSSLTVNKINMKRGLQGKENRSNQRYHKDGLEVPILGNSSSSKSIPYSSSTLQEKNDDDPLGPIINSDLIPISSDSDMEVVGLTSEKHEKKSSRRRKLRKKRRKKSPDTLSLSLSPNSQDFELFFKDSTHRIERDKLESGHTKYRHHHSPNRRKLASRLSPPSRRRNRSPLANRSDRRRTRSPLKTSPSRSRKTVQKKSRTLENGSPVKQSFNKLLKKVRHLETCSRSREKGSSLQDKLNNMIKQDKKESSAPVEKSKEPSHVPTLSEEPKPAVKDKAEEKEDITKKPIVVEEKNNNDNNNKEEDEEDLVILRQIALETKVKKSVALIKPEDIKTEPVDEPSAPAPPPPQEPPPPLPSPKLSEPAQPEQPQQPQQSQEKAEDKAEHKLPNFCMDDNDEDLELRMIALHSAVLKKHRTRIARGRRKRLEATVPRIESPFTSSFLEDFPMLAEICSPTSPLGSKRDILLAEDMELDSDMELETLSEPEDHSPYSPSDDITGDMLLDHDIVQPVPVPPVAVQPIGKNRSLYSPSNPTETPASAIQQTTKQPEVSSLDGSILEFTSQESRPYSPSDATVYDPDLPGVHSPVKSTTLTTTTPTGLASMPLQPPPMPPLSMFGPQQPMLLGCPPSMLNAFGDPIAMVPSSMVASFPALHQSVNPLLLPAAPPLFAYPTAHPAAVSIPAPQPQAQPQQPPIPSKPESNELDDFMETDLDGSPLVPIEKDGNDQRWQLLGEPLYLQNVPELTQSEHSKLPTLMERSLVPAAVLRCNKQLQKQPPKRPMPPVGEALFRNADMRPVALVEETDVRAASFKPIKLQAQPKKSVIAQPAAAFNSTLDDIVEKEEKPSKSTKEVEEKKEESRTSSRKKEAIETTYSKCKSKKPVSKHKSKELDSSRQSMREMLNERRKDLSRRVRERSCRLSRARSVSKNISKTKKIEETTTKEISKSDDKKRRSSVEDDEQALRESLLASLAMKAKEPQPAAVPKPPSPEKSPATRKPSAESVPKSTDEMPLAERVSAFLAKSKEKDLKNGTAPVSATVSKATGTNQLKRVSEPLSEASLPPRKIIKRVASMTPASKVVNNAKRYQNLMLQRKLTQQTGSPAIKSRFKLNHTSHARSVSPVVTKSSNEIHRIIINLNEDTESESETEEARSNVSPVKVRPTLNIPTTDFEKSVDQFLKNARQQQEMASTVNKNVVSAKPMKNNPLPMGPPPISTPSASQAVTDNTNITTAKITVATPPVDGSIGSIVSTTADSVSIAKNKVVTPKVTKTTSKLPSNATATPTAVKHLTLAQQEEYRLLKQIIQEREKTKESTSTTSQSQPTLEKITTAPSSSPLSASSSPPSLLPTCTSSALYSSTPKAVAKVALSPTTSIASSLPVKPHEQVLGQNESVPKKQSVATISPISKPSVESIKVPLASSKPLKIGVPSTKIIHVSPSISQSNTLNKTAAVITTTSTSKASAVAGTESTATTLKLTPQSNNNMLLGMISDSINRQRQQISDAAQKVSTLTILTKEQINLKTSQIQQTKLNSEGNVVMDDLNKIGNNLSITSKRFTGETNKAQSTKNIENVNTKSALKNDPRKDCSSADTSQDKTKQNWENFKEVVNDEVQALSHLPAQQQKELLSKTEESLIEKRRSVVDDIAEMSLKLREWEIERDLQYKYNEEAKKLREELRKVEGKIQQQKDKLNTIQPQVSLYHKKINSGRKECFKLSKICDSLGQKIIGSNYNVPTAGAEILNNRIKEVVKHTQKLQNKKTQYTDTVQNNFGKSGNTSGKKNFKPNNNLSKRKEIVKQPSLNNNKIGVLSSNSTNINSASKNEPSSTVSNNINTCTNEKIIINPKIKNDPIDTSTENSNANTKCTVANNNPFTSTERTNLVLHLNDTSNLETITNSNISNIILTADSIVNLKTENVSVNLNSDNEIKKLNQTFNDKIDKRLRDNENIILCSESTDNAGSLTKNNFIKANLTMYSSKSESITNVNSPNDFDNPRSIIQRGVENSASNAASSENENLPTGINVIQTISNVENTENQTLQTVSIKNNIIKTETEETAPESIEVPTTVEENRSVETYNPNLSTSNAPSEKLNNETAIQKMALDSDNATNDSDTRISFSTNNVDNNINIDDDELMETNNKIDEIKIKLEVEDHTSNASEIHNNIDNSLSSMSLIHVPKIEESVLPRKKSRHFKSAIKRKPTKAQQRKMYNKQKQQLKVAENFAKGSEDSKKKSIQPYESVLKPLRAPRNNTNGFLCPFEMQGTCNDGDCKYIHSSLR; from the exons ATGGCCAGTGACTTGTCCAGTGGGTGTACAGAGGTCAATGATATCTTGGATGATGAAAAGGAGGAGGGTGAGATATCCCTCGAAGATGTCAGTTCATCAGAGGAGGGACCAACTTGCAAATATCTGCCCAGAGCGTTTGGACAGTGCAGATATTGCCTGTCGACTCATCAATGTGCCACTTGGTGCAGCAGCTTGAcagttaataaaattaacatGAAACGAG GTCTGCAAGGTAAGGAGAATCGCAGCAACCAGCGCTACCACAAGGATGGCCTCGAAGTTCCCATTCTCGGCAACAGCTCCAGCTCCAAAAGTATTCCCTACAGCAGTAGCACTCTCCAGGAAAAGAACGATGACGACCCGCTCGGCCCAATAATCAACAGCGACCTGATCCCGATCTCGAGCGACAGTGACATGGAAGTAGTGGGTTTGACGTCCGAAAAACATGAGAAGAAATCGAGTCGTAGACGCAAGCTGCGCAAGAAGCGACGGAAGAAATCGCCAGATACGCTGTCCCTGTCGCTGTCGCCTAATTCTCAGGATTTTGAGCTATTTTTTAAGGATTCGACTCATCGAATCGAAAGGGACAAGCTCGAGTCCGGACATACCAAGTATCGTCACCACCACTCGCCAAACCGAAGAAAACTTGCCTCGAGACTTTCGCCTCCGTCGAGAAGACGCAACCGATCGCCACTTGCAAACAGATCAGACAGGCGAAGGACCAGGTCGCCTTTGAAAACTTCGCCGTCGCGCTCCAGGAAAACAGTCCAGAAAAAATCTCGGACGCTCGAGAACGGCAGCCCGGTGAAGCAATCGTTTAATAAGCTTCTGAAAAAGGTCCGCCACCTCGAAACTTGTAGTCGAAGCAGAGAGAAGGGATCGTCGCTCCAAGATAAACTTAACAACATGATTAAGCAAGACAAGAAGGAGTCTAGCGCGCCCGTCGAAAAAAGCAAGGAGCCTTCGCACGTACCTACTCTAAGCGAGGAACCCAAGCCAGCCGTCAAAGataaagcagaagaaaaagaagatatCACTAAGAAGCCTATCGTGGTAGAGGAGAAGAATAACAACGATAACAACAACAAAGAGGAGGACGAAGAAGATTTGGTGATACTGCGTCAAATAGCTTTAGAGACCAAGGTTAAGAAGAGCGTCGCACTTATCAAACCCGAGGACATCAAGACCGAGCCAGTCGACGAGCCATCGGCACCAGCACCACCTCCTCCGCAGGAACCGCCTCCGCCATTACCTTCTCCGAAGCTTTCCGAGCCAGCTCAACCGGAGCAGCCGCAACAGCCGCAACAATCTCAAGAAAAGGCAGAAGACAAAGCAGAGCACAAACTCCCCAACTTCTGCATGGATGACAACGACGAAGACCTGGAGCTCCGCATGATTGCCCTGCATTCGGCCGTCCTTAAGAAGCACCGAACGCGCATCGCTAGGGGACGGCGTAAAAGGCTCGAGGCGACTGTGCCGCGCATAGAAAGCCCTTTCACATCGTCCTTCCTCGAGGACTTCCCCATGCTGGCGGAGATCTGCAGTCCCACTTCGCCGCTCGGCTCGAAGCGCGATATCCTCTTGGCTGAAGACATGGAGCTCGACTCGGACATGGAGCTAGAGACGCTCAGCGAGCCCGAAGATCACTCGCCTTACTCGCCCAGCGACGACATCACCGGCGACATGTTGCTTGATCACGATATCGTGCAACCCGTCCCCGTCCCTCCTGTAGCCGTTCAACCGATTGGCAAGAACAGAAGCCTCTATTCGCCGTCGAACCCCACCGAGACACCTGCCTCCGCCATACAGCAAACGACGAAACAGCCGGAAGTAAGCAGCCTGGACGGCAGCATACTGGAATTCACGAGCCAAGAATCGAGGCCTTACTCGCCGTCGGACGCCACCGTTTACGACCCCGACCTGCCCGGGGTACACTCGCCAGTCAAAAGCACTACCCTCACGACAACAACGCCGACAGGTTTGGCGTCTATGCCTCTCCAACCGCCTCCTATGCCACCTCTTAGCATGTTCGGGCCTCAGCAGCCTATGCTCCTGGGCTGCCCGCCTAGTATGCTCAATGCCTTTGGCGATCCGATAGCTATGGTGCCGTCGTCTATGGTCGCCAGTTTCCCGGCGCTCCACCAGTCTGTAAACCCACTGCTACTGCCCGCTGCACCACCACTGTTTGCCTACCCGACTGCTCATCCGGCTGCAGTGTCGATACCAGCGCCGCAGCCGCAGGCACAACCACAGCAGCCACCAATTCCTTCCAAGCCCGAAAGCAACGAGCTGGACGACTTTATGGAAACGGATCTAGACGGTAGTCCTCTGGTGCCAATTGAGAAGGACGGCAACGATCAGAGGTGGCAGCTCCTGGGCGAACCGCTCTACCTACAAAACGTGCCTGAACTCACGCAGTCCGAGCACAGCAAACTTCCTACCCTGATGGAGCGCAGTCTCGTACCCGCAGCTGTACTGCGCTGCAACAAGCAGCTTCAGAAGCAACCGCCCAAAAGACCCATGCCTCCGGTCGGTGAGGCTCTGTTCAGAAATGCAGATATGAGGCCAGTGGCGCTCGTTGAGGAGACGGATGTTAGAGCCGCGAGTTTTAAGCCTATTAAACTGCAGGCTCAGCCAAAGAAGAGCGTGATCGCGCAACCGGCAGCTGCTTTCAATTCTACGCTGGATGATATCGTCGAAAAAGAGGAGAAGCCGAGCAAATCGACGAAGGAAGTGGAAGAGAAGAAGGAGGAATCGCGGACATCGTCCAGGAAGAAAGAAGCCATCGAGACAACATACAGCAAATGCAAGAGCAAGAAACCCGTAAGCAAACACAAGAGCAAAGAGCTAGACTCGAGCAGGCAATCGATGAGAGAGATGCTCAATGAAAGGCGTAAGGATCTGAGTCGACGAGTCAGGGAGCGGAGCTGCAGACTGTCTAGGGCGAGGAGCGTTAGCAAGAACATCAGCAAAACTAAGAAGATCGAAGAAACGACGACAAAAGAGATATCAAAGAGCGACGACAAGAAGCGAAGAAGCAGCGTCGAAGACGACGAGCAAGCGCTCAGGGAAAGCCTGTTGGCTTCTCTGGCAATGAAAGCAAAGGAGCCACAGCCGGCTGCTGTTCCGAAACCTCCTTCGCCTGAAAAAAGTCCTGCGACTCGTAAGCCATCCGCAGAAAGCGTTCCAAAATCCACCGATGAAATGCCCCTGGCTGAAAGAGTTAGCGCTTTCCTTGCTAAGAGCAAGgaaaaagatttgaaaaatggGACAGCTCCCGTGTCAGCTACTGTGTCTAAGGCGACTGGAACGAACCAGTTGAAGAGGGTTTCGGAGCCATTGTCAGAAGCTTCGCTACCGCCGCGCAAAATTATAAAGCGGGTGGCAAGTATGACACCGGCTTCGAAGGTCGTCAACAACGCCAAGCGCTACCAAAATCTGATGCTTCAGCGCAAACTGACTCAGCAGACAGGATCACCCGCCATAAAAAGTCGCTTTAAGCTCAATCACACTAGTCACGCGCGCTCAGTTAGTCCAGTAGTCACCAAATCCAGCAACGAAATTCATAGAATCATTATAAATCTAAACGAGGACACGGAAAGCGAATCCGAAACAGAAGAGGCTAGATCAAATGTCAGTCCGGTAAAAGTCCGACCTACACTGAATATACCTACGACAGACTTCGAGAAGAGCGTTGATCAGTTTTTAAAGAACGCAAGACAGCAGCAAGAGATGGCCTCAACGGTGAACAAGAACGTTGTCTCAGCTAAACCGATGAAGAATAATCCGCTACCCATGGGTCCCCCGCCGATTAGCACCCCGAGTGCCAGCCAAGCTGTCACTGACAACACGAATATCACAACTGCCAAAATAACTGTTGCCACTCCACCGGTTGACGGAAGCATTGGAAGCATTGTTTCTACGACTGCTGATTCTGTAAGCATTGCTAAGAATAAAGTTGTCACGCCAAAAGTTACGAAGACAACTTCCAAGTTGCCAAGCAACGCCACCGCCACACCAACG gCTGTAAAACATCTTACGCTAGCGCAGCAAGAAGAATACCGGCTCTTAAAGCAGATTATACAGGAACGTGAAAAAACCAAAGAGTCAACTTCCACAACTTCACAGTCCCAACCCACGTTGGAAAAAATCACTACTGCGCCCTCATCTAGTCCTCTCtcagcgtcgtcgtcgccgccgtcATTGTTACCGACATGCACGTCGTCTGCATTGTACTCGTCTACGCCAAAAGCTGTCGCAAAAGTTGCGCTGTCACCGACCACTAGCATCGCTTCTTCGCTTCCGGTGAAGCCGCACGAACAGGTTCTAGGGCAGAATGAATCCGTGCCAAAGAAACAGTCAGTGGCTACAATAAGTCCAATATCCAAGCCAAGCGTTGAGAGCATAAAAGTTCCTCTAGCATCAAGCAAGCCATTGAAAATAGGCGTCCCCTCTACGAAAATTATACATGTCTCACCCAGCATTAGCCAGAGTAATACTTTAAATAAAACTGCCGCCGTTATTACTACTACTTCAACTAGCAAAGCTAGTGCTGTAGCGGGTACAGAAAGCACAGCTACTACCTTGAAGCTTACACCGCAATCGAACAATAACATGCTTCTCGGCATGATTAGCGATAGTATAAACCGCCAACGTCAACAAATTTCGGATGCTGCTCAAAAAGTTTCTACGCTCACAATACTAACCAAGGAGCAAATTAATCTCAAGACTTCTCAAATTcaacaaacaaaattaaactcGGAAGGCAATGTAGTTATGGacgatttgaataaaatagGAAATAACCTATCTATTACCAGTAAGAGATTTACTGGCGAAACTAATAAAGCGCAAAGTACAAAGAATATAGAAAATGTGAACACGAAAAGTGCACTGAAGAATGATCCGAGAAAGGATTGTTCGTCTGCAGATACTTCACAagataaaacaaaacaaaattgggaaaattttaaagaagtgGTCAATGATGAAGTTCAAGCCCTTTCTCATCTCCCCGCACAGCAGCAGAAAGAGCTACTGTCCAAGACTGAAGAAAGTTTAATCGAAAAAAG ACGTTCCGTCGTTGATGACATTGCTGAAATGTCGTTAAAACTCCGAGAGTGGGAGATAGAAAGAGATTTACAATATAAATACAACGAAGAAGCGAAAAAGCTGCGAGAAGAATTAAGAAAGGTTGAGGGAAAAATACAGCAACAGAAAGATAAACTCAATACAATTCAGCCTCAAGTGTCGCTGtatcacaaaaaaattaacagcGGTCGAAAAGAAtgttttaaattgtcaaaaatatGTGATAGCCTGGGACAGAAAATTATTGGATCTAATTACAA CGTTCCCACAGCAGGAgctgaaatattaaataataggATAAAAGAAGTCGTTAAGCATACTCAGAAATTGCAAAACAAAAAGACTCAGTATACAGATACGGTTCAGAATAATTTTGGCAAGAGTGGTAACACTAGTggtaaaaagaattttaaaccTAATAATAACCTTTCCAAACGAAAAGAAATCGTTAAACAACCTAgtttaaataacaataaaattggTGTTCTCTCGTCAAATTCCACTAACATAAATAGTGCTTCGAAAAATGAACCAAGTTCAACAGTGAGCAATAACATAAACACGTGTACTAATGAAAAGATTATCATTAACcccaaaattaaaaatgatccCATTGATACAAGTACTGAGAATTCGAACGCCAACACTAAATGCACGGTTGCTAATAATAATCCATTCACGTCCACAGAACGTACAAATTTGGTTTTACATTTAAATGACACTTCTAATTTAGAAACTATAACAAATAGTAATATTTCAAACATTATCTTAACTGCAGATTCTATTGTCAATCTTAAAACTGAAAATGTATCAGTTAACTTGAATAGTGAtaacgaaattaaaaaattaaatcaaactttcaatgataaaattgataaacGATTGCGGGATAATGAGAACATAATCTTATGTTCAGAAAGTACTGACAATGCAGGATCTTTAacgaaaaacaattttattaaagCAAATTTAACGATGTATAGTTCAAAATCGGAATCAATAACAAACGTAAACAGCCCTAATGATTTCGACAATCCAAGATCTATAATACAACGTGGTGTAGAAAATTCGGCCTCAAATGCTGCTAGtagtgaaaatgaaaatttaccaACTGGAATAAATGTTATTCAAACAATTTCAAATGTAGAAAATACTGAAAATCAGACGCTACAAACagtttcaattaaaaataacattattaAAACTGAAACTGAGGAAACCGCACCAGAAAGTATAGAAGTTCCAACTACAGTTGAAGAAAATAGATCAGTGGAAACATATAATCCAAATTTGAGTACTTCTAATGCGCCATCTGAAAAGTTAAACAACGAAACTGCAATTCAGAAAATGGCATTAGATTCTGACAATGCTACCAATGATTCTGATACGCGAATATCTTTTAGCACAAATAACGTTGATAATAACATCAATATCGATGACGACGAACTGATggaaacaaataataaaatagacgaaatcaaaataaaacttgAAGTAGAAGATCATACGAGTAACGCATCCGAAATCCATAATAATATTGACAATTCATTAAGTTCAATGAGTCTAATTCATGTGCCCAAAATAGAAGAATCAGTCTTGCCTAGGAAAAAATCACGACACTTTAAATCTGCCATAAAGAGGAAACCGACAAAAGCTCAACAGCGAAAAATGTATAACAAGCAGAAACAGCAATTGAAGGTAGCCGAAAACTTTGCGAAAGGTTCAGAAGATTCCAAAAAGAAAAGCATTCAACCTTATGAATCAGTGCTAAAACCTCTTCGGGCACCGCG GAACAACACCAATGGATTCCTGTGTCCTTTTGAAATGCAGGGCACCTGCAATGATGGAGACTGCAAATACATTCATTCGTCACTCCGCTAG